GGCATTTTTTAATTTGCCAGAAGAAGTGAAGGAAGGCTACCAAATTGAAGGCATAGGTGGACAACGTGGATATACATCGTTCGGAAAAGAACATGCAAAAGGAAAAAAAGAAGGTGATTTAAAGGAATTTTGGCATTTTGGACAGTATGTTGAAGATAATGCTAAATTGGAGGAAGAATATCCTGCCAATGTTTTTGTAAAAGAGCTTCCTACTTTTAATAAAATTGGCGAAGAAACGTATAAAAAACTTGAAAAAACTGCTAAATATGTTTTACGGGCATTGGCTTTACATCTAAATCTTGATGAGTTTTATTTTGACAATTATATTAAAAACGGAAACTCCATTCTACGCCCTATTCACTACCCTCCCATCACTACTGAACCTAAAAATGCGGTTAGAGCCGCTGCTCATGGCGATATTAATTTAATTACCTTATTAATGGGTGCTCATGGCAAAGGATTACAGGTACAAAATCATGATGGCGAATGGGTAGACGCCATTGCAAGACCGGACCAATTGATGATTAATGTTGGCGACATGCTATCAAGATTAACAAATAATAAATTATTATCTACCATTCATCAAGTAGTAAACCCCCCAAGGGAACTTTGGGGTTCGTCACGATACTCCGTACCATTTTTTATGCACCCGGTTAGTGAAATGTCTTTGAATTGTCTTGAAAACTGTATTGATGAAGAGCATCCTAAATTATATACCGATATTACGGCTGGTGAATTTTTACATGAGCGTTTG
The genomic region above belongs to Maribacter hydrothermalis and contains:
- a CDS encoding isopenicillin N synthase family dioxygenase codes for the protein MSLVPSVDLSDFLSEDPKRKKKFINEIGKAFEDIGFVALSGHFLSEDLVDSLYEEIKAFFNLPEEVKEGYQIEGIGGQRGYTSFGKEHAKGKKEGDLKEFWHFGQYVEDNAKLEEEYPANVFVKELPTFNKIGEETYKKLEKTAKYVLRALALHLNLDEFYFDNYIKNGNSILRPIHYPPITTEPKNAVRAAAHGDINLITLLMGAHGKGLQVQNHDGEWVDAIARPDQLMINVGDMLSRLTNNKLLSTIHQVVNPPRELWGSSRYSVPFFMHPVSEMSLNCLENCIDEEHPKLYTDITAGEFLHERLIDLGLIKK